The sequence GGCCCGGCGGTCTCGCCCGCACCCGTGCCACTACGCTCGATACCATGTTCGACCAGCCTGTATGCCACTGTCTCCTTTGCGTCGAGCGCGACGTGGAACTCGACGAGGCCGACCTCAGCACGATGCGGCACGTCCGGGAACGCGGCTGGGGAATCATCTTGATCCCGGAGGACGAGGACGGGCCCGGCTGGGCGTTCACCGTCGGCCTGTGGCACACCTTCCGCTCGCCCGAGGCGGCGATGTTCGGGCTCCGGGTCGAGGTGATGAAGAACTGCCTGAACACCCTGGCCGACGGGGTCGCCGCCGGTCGCCATCTCGTCGCCGACCAGGCGCGGGAC comes from Streptosporangium roseum DSM 43021 and encodes:
- a CDS encoding DUF4262 domain-containing protein, with translation MFDQPVCHCLLCVERDVELDEADLSTMRHVRERGWGIILIPEDEDGPGWAFTVGLWHTFRSPEAAMFGLRVEVMKNCLNTLADGVAAGRHLVADQARDDVIRNYSVVTKAVDTSWYRSLFGMALHFYQEPPLPFMEVVWPDAGGRYPWDPGATPKLRELQPSLWIPKDDHAPGPWTKLP